In the Candidatus Delongbacteria bacterium genome, AAGGAAGAAATGTAATACTTGATAAAAAATTTGGTGCCCCAACTATAACAAAAGATGGCGTTTCTGTAGCAAAAGAGATTGAACTTGATGACCCTATCCAAAAAATGGGTGCTGAAATGGTCAAAGAGGTTGCTTCTAGAACATCTGATAAAGCAGGTGATGGTACAACAACTGCCACTGTTATTGCTCAGTCTATCATCGAAGAAGGTATTAGAAACATTACTGCTGGAGCAAATCCAATCGATGTAAAAAAAGGTATTGATAAAGGTGTTGCAGCCGTTAAAGAATTTTTACTTTCAAAAACTAAAAAAATCTCTGATAGTTTTGCTGAAATTATGCAAGTTGCAGCTATTTCTGCAAATAATGACCAAGAAATTGGTAAGATGATTTCAGATGCCATGAAAGAAGTTGGGACAAGTGGCGTAATAACTGTTGAAGAAGCTAAGTCAATGGAAAGCTCTCTTGAAACAGTAAAAGGTATGCAGTTTGATAGAGGTTACCTATCTCCATATTTTATTACAAATTCAGAATCTATGCAAGCAGAACTTGAAGATCCGTTTATTCTGATTTATGAAAAGAAAATTAACAATATTAAAGAGATGCTTTCAGTTCTTGAAGCAACAGCTCAATCTGGTAGACCACTTCTAATAATTGCTGAAGATGTTGAGGGTGAAGCTCTTGCAACTCTCGTGGTAAACAGATTAAGAGGTTCTTTAAAAGTTGCAGCTGTTAAAGCTCCTGGATTTGGTGACAGAAGAAAAGAGATGTTGAAAGATATCGCTATTCTTACTGGTGGAACTTTTGTAACTGAAGAACTTGGTATGAAGCTTGAAAATGTTACAATTGACATGCTAGGTAGAGCAAAAACTGTTATCATTGACAAAGAGAATACAAAAATTGTTGATGGTTACGGTGCTCAGGAAGATGTTAATGGTAGAATTAATGAAATTAAAAAACAGATGGAAATTACGACCTCTGATTACGATAAAGAAAAATTGCAAGAGAGACTTGCTAAATTAGCTGGTGGTGTTGCAGTAATCAAAGTTGGAGCTGCTTC is a window encoding:
- the groL gene encoding chaperonin GroEL (60 kDa chaperone family; promotes refolding of misfolded polypeptides especially under stressful conditions; forms two stacked rings of heptamers to form a barrel-shaped 14mer; ends can be capped by GroES; misfolded proteins enter the barrel where they are refolded when GroES binds), translating into MAKIIEFGLDARTELKKGVDILANTVKVTLGPKGRNVILDKKFGAPTITKDGVSVAKEIELDDPIQKMGAEMVKEVASRTSDKAGDGTTTATVIAQSIIEEGIRNITAGANPIDVKKGIDKGVAAVKEFLLSKTKKISDSFAEIMQVAAISANNDQEIGKMISDAMKEVGTSGVITVEEAKSMESSLETVKGMQFDRGYLSPYFITNSESMQAELEDPFILIYEKKINNIKEMLSVLEATAQSGRPLLIIAEDVEGEALATLVVNRLRGSLKVAAVKAPGFGDRRKEMLKDIAILTGGTFVTEELGMKLENVTIDMLGRAKTVIIDKENTKIVDGYGAQEDVNGRINEIKKQMEITTSDYDKEKLQERLAKLAGGVAVIKVGAASEVEMKEIKDRVDDALNATRAAVEEGIVPGGGVALIRAIPSVKNVAIVGDEKIGINILLRALEAPLRQIVANAGLEGSVIVNNIKSSDTFEYGFNARTEEYENLYEAGVIDPTKVTLTALENAASIAGMLLTTEAVVADKPQKESPMPMDPGMGGMGGMGGMM